The nucleotide sequence CCAGACAAGATATACGTTTAATCATCAAGCCGGACAAAGATTCCTGGTCTTATTTGCAGGACGCAGGCCGCCGGTAACTCAATTTACCGTTGAACAGAGACTATTAGCCAACGAGCACAGGAAATTACGCATCCAATAACAACTTGATTTTCTGTACATTTACCCCTTTACTAGAGAACCCGACTTTATTCTCCAAAACCCAAATTCCGAAGATCATGAAAACACTCCGCTGCCGGGACGCTGGCTTTGATTGCAACGCCGAAATTCACGCAGCCACCGAAGACGAGGTGCTTCAGCAGGCTGCCGTTCACGCCCAGACCGTGCATAACGTTGAGGTCACGCCCGAAATGGCGGGCCAGATACGCACGCTGATTCACGACGAATAAGCTCAAACGGTATTATAAAAACGGCCATGTTCTATTCTGTAGATCGTGGCCGTTTTCATAGTTGTTTTATTGATTAAGCGGCTCCCAACTCATTCGCACTCAGCGACAAATTAGGACAAAACCGGGCTTCCAAAACACTAAACTTTAAACCGAGTATACGTTAAAGGCAATTCTGCAAATAAACTGTAACTTTACAAAATATTGATAATCAACAAACTAAAACACAACCTACTTACGTTATAGACTCATTACCATCCTAATTGAGTTTTGCTGAAGCGAGTTGGATTTTCCCTACTGATGGCTGTAATCCGCCCGGCCATCGCGGTTGCCGCCAAGTTTACCGCATCGCCCATTATCCCGATTTCTCCCTCTAAAATCAGTACAGTTGCGCATTCCGACGCTACCCGCACCCGGACGGACGGAACCAGTGTACTGACACCCATTTCGAGCAATACGGCAGCCGAACTGCCCCTGCTGGACGTTGATTTCTGCGGAGAATGTATGCCCCTGGACCAATCCGACGTCGTTGATCGCTGGAAACACGTATTTACGCTGTTCCGCCCTCACGCCAGCGACCTCGGTAACCTCCGCCAACGGGCCGAAGAATTCTTCCCGGTTATTGACCCGATTCTAGAGAAATACGACATTCCCGACGATTTTCGTTACGTGCCCCTGGCCGAAAGCGGTCTGCGACCCAAAGCCGTTTCGCGGGCGGGTGCCGCCGGTTACTGGCAGCTTATGCCCGGCACGGCCCGCGAACTGGGCCTGAAAGTGACCAGCCGGATTGACGAGCGGTTCAACGTCCACAAAGCTACCGAAGCCGCCTGCCGCTACCTCCGTAAACTCTACGATCAGCTGGGGTCGTGGTCGCTGGTGGCTGCGGCCTATAATGCCGGACCAAGCTATCTGAAAAACCAGCTCCGGCGCGACGCCCACCGGGATTATTACCGGATGACGCTCCCGCGCGAAACCCGCTATTATTTATACCGCGTATTGCTGTACAAAGAAGTTTTGTCGCGGCCCAACGATTACTCGTCGTTTCTGTCGCCCGCGCCCCGAACGGCTTTTCAGCCATGGCCAATGGCAGAACTGCGCCGGGCTGCCTGACAACTCATTTTATTCGGCCGACGGCAGCCTGTTGGCGCAGTCGTTTACCTGGCATCTGTTAACGAGGTCAGTCTGATTGGAATCCCCTGGGTTAACCAATCAGACTGACCTCGTTTTTTAATACGAACTTTGGCACACATTCTGCGGGCATAACCATGAGCGAAGCACGACTTTTGGCCAAAAATAAACCCCGGCTCAACAAATCAGTTATTAGCATACATCGAACTGAAATTAGTTCGGCCGGCACTACATCACGTTATTGAATGCAGTCAGATACTACTCAATCCACCGGCACAGCCTCTGGCAAACCCGTTACCACCCGGCGAATCAACCGGTTCTTTCTCAACTTATCCGACGTAGCGAGCTTCATTGCCCGCTTCTTCCGGGAGCTTTTTCTACCTCCCTACGAGTTCAGGGAGATTATCCGGCAGTGCTATGAGGTAGGTTACCGGTCGCTGCTGCTGATTACCATGACGGGCTTCATTACCGGCATTGTGTTTACCAACCAGTCGCGGCCGTCGCTGGCGGAGTTCGGCGCTACGTCGTGGCTGCCGTCGCTGATTGCCATCGCCATTGTGCGGGCGCTCGGGCCGCTGGTGACCGCCCTGATCGCGGCTGGTAAAGTGGGGTCCAGCATTGGTGCCGAACTTGGCTCAATGAACGTCACCGAGCAGATCGACGCCATGGAAGTATCGGGCACCGACCCGTTCAAGTTTCTGGTGGTGAGCCGCGTGCTGGCAACCTCGTTTACGATCCCGCTGCTGACGATGTACACTATTTTTGTAGCCCTGATCGGTGCCTACATTAATGTCAGCCAGAACGAGCAGACCAGTTTTACGTCGTATATACAGGAGGTGTTCGGCGCAATTACGTACCTGGACATTTTTGCCTCCGTCCTCAAATCAATTGTATTTGGTTTTACGATCGGCATGGTCGGGTGCTATAAAGGATTTCACTCATCGAAGGGCACCGAAGGCGTTGGCAAGGCGGCCAACTCGGCGGTTGTTACGTCGATGTTTCTGGTATTTATTGAGGAATTGCTCTCGCTTCAGATTGTGGGGGCCATTCGAGGTGCCTAACGCGAGTCACTGCGGGCGGCTGGCCCGATAGCAAACATTAACTTAACGAAGTAATGAATAATTCGGAGCTCGTTATCACAATTCGGGGGCTGCGTAAGTCCTTCGGTGATCTGCACGTACTGCGTGGGGTTGACCTGGACGTAAACCGGAGCGAAAACGTGGTCGTTCTTGGCCGATCGGGCACGGGCAAATCGGTACTGATTAAAATTCTCGTGGGGCTGCTCAAACCCGACGCCGGACATATCCGGGTACTGGGGCAGGACGTTGAACAGCTGCGGGGCCGGGAGCTGGACCAGTTTCGCCAGAAAGTCGGCTTTTCGTTTCAGAACAGCGCCCTCTACGACAGCATGAGCATCCGCGAAAATCTGGAATTTCCGCTGGTTCGGAACATCCGGAATCTGACGCGGGCCGAGATTGATCGGGCCGTTGAAGAAGCTCTGGACGACGTAGGTCTGTCGCAGACGATTAATCAGATGCCGTCGGAACTGTCGGGCGGGCAGCGGAAACGGATAGGCATTGCCCGAACGCTGATTCTGAAACCAGAGGTCATGCTCTATGACGAACCCACGGCGGGACTGGACCCCATCACCAGTATTGAGATCAATAACCTGATCAACGAAGTTCGGGAACGCTACAAAGCCACCTCCATTATCATCACCCACGACCTCACCTGCGCTAAAACCACCGGCGACCGCGTAGCGATGCTGCTTGATGGTAAGTTTGAACGGGTGGGCACCTTCGATGAAGTGTTTGCCGACCCCGACGAGCGGGTACAACAGTTTTACAACTACAACTTTGTGACGTAGGCAGGACCGTATAGCAGGCGCTTAAACAATTCGCGCCCTGCAAATAGTTTAGCTACTACACTTACTCAACCACCACGCATAAATCCATGAGTACTGAATCGAACAAGCGTTCCGTTATCGTTGGGGTCTTCGTCCTGGTAGGCCTCCTTATTTTTGTAGCGGGTGTGTTTGTCCTGGGCGGACAGCAGAAACGCTTTACCAAGAGCATCCGGGTGATTGCCGTTTTCAACGACGTTGGCGGCCTGAAAGCCGGTAACAACGTCTGGTTTTCAGGCGTCAAAATCGGCACTGTCAAGCGCATCAGCTTCTTCGGCAACGCGCAGGTAGAGGTTGACATGAACATTGAAGAAAGCTCGCAGCAGTATATCCGCAAAGACGCAACGGCCAGTATTGGCTCGGATGGTCTGATCGGCAATAAAATCGTCGTCATTACGGGCGGCACAATCAGCCACCCCGAAATTGAAGAAGGCGACCGGCTGAAAACCCAGGAGGCCCTAAGTTCTGATCAGATCATGGAAACCCTGCAGGAAAATAACAATAACCTGCTTCGCGTCACGAACGACTTCAAAGAACTGGTTGGTAATCTGAAGCGGGGCAAGGGCACTGTGGGCGCAGTGCTGACTGATTCGATGGTGGCCAATAACTTTAAACGAGCCATGCAGAATCTGGAACGGGCCTCGCAGAACACGGCGCAGGTAACCGGCTCGGTGTCGCGGTATGCTGCCCGGCTGAACAACAAAGGAACGCTGGCGAACGAACTGGTGTCGGACACGACCGTATTCCGGCG is from Spirosoma taeanense and encodes:
- a CDS encoding DUF1059 domain-containing protein, with protein sequence MKTLRCRDAGFDCNAEIHAATEDEVLQQAAVHAQTVHNVEVTPEMAGQIRTLIHDE
- a CDS encoding lytic transglycosylase domain-containing protein — its product is MAVIRPAIAVAAKFTASPIIPISPSKISTVAHSDATRTRTDGTSVLTPISSNTAAELPLLDVDFCGECMPLDQSDVVDRWKHVFTLFRPHASDLGNLRQRAEEFFPVIDPILEKYDIPDDFRYVPLAESGLRPKAVSRAGAAGYWQLMPGTARELGLKVTSRIDERFNVHKATEAACRYLRKLYDQLGSWSLVAAAYNAGPSYLKNQLRRDAHRDYYRMTLPRETRYYLYRVLLYKEVLSRPNDYSSFLSPAPRTAFQPWPMAELRRAA
- a CDS encoding MlaE family ABC transporter permease encodes the protein MQSDTTQSTGTASGKPVTTRRINRFFLNLSDVASFIARFFRELFLPPYEFREIIRQCYEVGYRSLLLITMTGFITGIVFTNQSRPSLAEFGATSWLPSLIAIAIVRALGPLVTALIAAGKVGSSIGAELGSMNVTEQIDAMEVSGTDPFKFLVVSRVLATSFTIPLLTMYTIFVALIGAYINVSQNEQTSFTSYIQEVFGAITYLDIFASVLKSIVFGFTIGMVGCYKGFHSSKGTEGVGKAANSAVVTSMFLVFIEELLSLQIVGAIRGA
- a CDS encoding MlaD family protein is translated as MSTESNKRSVIVGVFVLVGLLIFVAGVFVLGGQQKRFTKSIRVIAVFNDVGGLKAGNNVWFSGVKIGTVKRISFFGNAQVEVDMNIEESSQQYIRKDATASIGSDGLIGNKIVVITGGTISHPEIEEGDRLKTQEALSSDQIMETLQENNNNLLRVTNDFKELVGNLKRGKGTVGAVLTDSMVANNFKRAMQNLERASQNTAQVTGSVSRYAARLNNKGTLANELVSDTTVFRRLSRSAARLESVATSADQAVNNLNQTSQNVNRASEKLNNTNSPLGVLLTDQETASNLRTTLRNLNTGTALLNEDLKAAQSNFLLRGFFKKRAKEEAKRKADSTAAANVQTPPSP
- a CDS encoding ABC transporter ATP-binding protein, giving the protein MNNSELVITIRGLRKSFGDLHVLRGVDLDVNRSENVVVLGRSGTGKSVLIKILVGLLKPDAGHIRVLGQDVEQLRGRELDQFRQKVGFSFQNSALYDSMSIRENLEFPLVRNIRNLTRAEIDRAVEEALDDVGLSQTINQMPSELSGGQRKRIGIARTLILKPEVMLYDEPTAGLDPITSIEINNLINEVRERYKATSIIITHDLTCAKTTGDRVAMLLDGKFERVGTFDEVFADPDERVQQFYNYNFVT